A segment of the Alistipes communis genome:
TGGCCACCGCCTTGTCGATACCGCGTTTGAGGTCCATCGGATTGGCGCCGGCCGTCACGTTTTTCAGTCCCACGCCGATGAGCGCCTGTGCCAGAACGGTCGCGGTGGTCGTGCCGTCGCCGGCGTTGTCGTTGGTCTTCGACGCCACCTCGCGCACCATCTGCGCACCCATGTTGGCGATCGCATCCTCCAACTCGACCTCCTTGGCGACGGTCACGCCGTCCTTGGTGATTTGCGGAGCACCGAACTTCTTGTCGATGATGACGTTGCGGCCTTTGGGGCCGAGCGTGACCTTCACGGCGTTCGACAGCGCGTCGACACCCTCTTTGAGCATCTCGCGTGCCTCTACGTTATATTTGATCTCTTTTGCCATAGCTTTTACGGAATTTGATGTGTTTTACGAATCGGTGAAATTACAACGTTGCCAGAATATCCGACTGTTTCATGATGAGGTAGTCCGTGCCGTCGACATTGATCTCCGTCCCGGCATACTTGCCGTAGAGTACCTCGTCGCCGACCTTGACCTCCATCTTGACCTCCGACGTACCGGGGCCTACGGCCACGACTTTGCCTGCCAGCGGTTTTTCTTTCGCGGTGTCGGGAATGATAAGTCCGCCCGCGGTCTTCTCCTCGGCGGGATTCGGGAGAATGAGCACTCTGTCCGATAAAGGTTTTACGTTCATAGTTCAACTATTTTTGGTTTGACATTCGTTGAAAAATTCTCTCTGTTGCGGTTCGGGGCGGCAGCCGTACGTCCGCATGGCCGCACCGATCCGTTTTTCTGTTTTCGGTGGGGGATTCCAACAATTGATATGCCAAACGGATTTTGGCAGACGCGGTGCCCTTTTTGGCAGATCGGGGCTGTCATTTTGACACGCTTCCGGACGCGGCCGGTACGGGACGCGACATTCGAGAACCGCGGTCGGCGGCCGGCGTTTTCCCGTACGATGCGGCGCTGCGGGCCGCCTTGCGCAGACGTCGGGTTTCGCTTCGCTGCCTGTGCAGCTCGGGATCGTAGATACGGATGCCGATCGAGATGCCGATCTTGTTGGGATACCACTCCGACGAACCGTTGAAGGGATCGGGGTGCAGCGGTTGTACGGGGCGGTGCGGCTCCATCTGCGTGCGGCCGTCGAGGTCGTAGCCGTTGTAGAAGCTCGTCATCCACGACCAGCCGAAAAACACGTCGAAGACCCACCGCTTGCGGAAAATCCGTTCGTAGCCCGCACAAGCACCGAACATGAATCCGTAGCCTTTGCTGTAACGGTTTTCGAGGTGGATGCCCCAGTTCTCGATGTAGGGTTTCGACATGCGGAAAGCCATCATGCCCGCATTGCCGCCCACGTACCAGCCCCGGGCATAACCGCGGAAGTAGTAGCGGTATTCGTTCAGGAAGATGCCGAAGTGCATCGGTTTGCTCTGCCCGTCGACGTTGATCGATTTCCACGGCGAATAGACGAACTCCGTCTGGAAGGCGGAGTGGTCGGTCAACCGGAACTCTACGGCAGGGTTGACGACTCCTACGAGTGCGTAGAGGCCGTTGAGTTTCGCGTAGATCTGTGCGTCGGTCGCTGCGGGACGGAGCAGCGAGGCGAGCAGGAGCAGCGACGAGATACCGAAACGTTTCATCTTCGATGAGGTGTGTGTTGCGTGCAAAGATACGAATAAGTGAGGGCAGAAGCAAGCGCCGGCTTGATTATGCCGAGACGAAGTATCTGAGACGAAGTCAAAGATACGAATAAGCGGGGGCAATGTCGAATTTATTCGAACATTGCCGAGCGGCGGGCTTCGGCGCAGCCGAAGTCGGAAAAGCAGGGCCAGAAACAAACGACCGGTTCGGTTCTGCCGGAGCACGACGTCCGGGGTGCAGTCGTAGAGGCGGAAAACGAGGAGCGAAGGGAAACTCGCTTGCTTCGTTTTGCGAGATGCGTCTCCGCGAAAGTTCCCCTGATCCATTCGATAGATGCGCCGAACGTGGGTGTGCTGTCCGCCGAACGGCCGAGCTACCGGCGAATGCCGGCGAGCGACCGTCCGCCGCATGGGGCGGGGTTTTCCTGCTGGCAGCGTTCGGCGACGCCGGACGGTCGACACGGAACATCGTCGGGATGTTTTGGCGAAAGAAGCCTGCTTCGCGAATCGTTCCGTCGGAAATCGATTCCGTCGGCTCCGCGGGTTCCTGTACACGCCGGAACCCGACGCTCTTTTCCCGAAACGCCCGTCGCCGGTTCGAATAATTTTCGGGCGAAATCCTTGCACAGACCAAAAAAACGTATTACATTTGCACACCGATTCGTGAAGTTCCGGCTTTGCGGTCGAAACGGTGGATGTAGCTCAGTCGGTTAGAGTGACGGATTGTGGTTCCGAAGGTCGTGGGTTCGAGTCCCATCTTCCACCCTCGAAGTTCTTGAAATAAAGAGTAATGCGAAGCAAAAAACCTTATGTATCAGCGATATGTAAGGTTTTTTCGTTTTTTAGGCGATGTATTCGAGCGTATAAAAAAGCAGGTTGCCCGGACCGAAATCGTGACCTGTTTCGCTCGAACCGAAAATAGGTCACGATTTACGATCAATGCGTTGAATTACATTGTTTTGCGTCCAATAATCTCTATGCTGCATACGTTTAACCGATCCAACCCAAGCAGCATTATGAAACGCACGACATTCAGCGTGGTCTTCTTCTGCAAGAAGACGAAACTCACGAAGAAGGGCACAGCGCCGATCTATGCCCGTATCACGACCTCCGGCCGGTCGACGGAGATTTATACCCAGTGCCGGATCGAACCGGAGCATTGGAACCAGCGTTTGGAACGTTGCATGTTGCGAGACCCCGTTTCTACGCAGATCAACGGGATTCTCGCTACTTACCGCACAAACATCCTCGCTGCCTACGGATAGCCTTATTAAGGAGGGCAAGACTCCGGACTGCTTCGCCATCAAGCACCGATTGGAACATGCGGCAGCGAGTTCGCGGATGTTCCTTGTCGAGTTTTCGAAATACTGCGACAAACGGCAAAGGGAGGTGGGTATCCGCCTTACGCAACTCACGGCGAACAAATACCACCGTCTGCTGCGTTATATGACCGAATACATGAGAGAACAGTACAGGAAAGACGACCTGCCGCTGGATGCGATCGACTATGCATATATCGACGGATTGAATACGTTCATGCAGACGGCGCATAACTGCAAGAACAACGGCGCCGTGAACCTGCTGTGCTGTCTGAAAAACTTTATCCTCTATGCGATACGGAACGAGTGGCTGGAAAAGAATCCGTTCCGCTACTACAAGATGAAGGTGGATCGGACGAACGTCAAGGTTCCGCTGACGAAAGAGGAGCTCGAAACGCTTATCCACAAGCCGCTGCCGAACGACCGGCTGGCCCGCATCCGCGACGTGTTCTCGTTCTGCTGCCTGACGGGGCTGGCCTTTACGGATGTGGATCACCTGCGCAGGGAGCATATCACGACCGACGAGGACGGGACGCAGTGGATCCACAAGCCGAGGGAAAAGACGGCGGTAATGAGTCGTGTGCCGCTGCTACCGCATCCGATCGCACTGCTGCGGAAATACGAGCGGGATGAAACGTGCAGGGCGAGAGGCAAGCTGCTTCCCGTGCCGTCGAACGCGAAGATGAACGCCTATCTGAAAGAGTTGGCCGATATATGCGGTATTCGCAAACGCCTTTCGACGCACACGGCTCGTCATACGTTCGCTACACTCATTCTGGCAAGCGGGGCGACGCTCTACAATGTGGCCAAGATGCTGGGACACTCCAATACGAACATGACCCGCCATTATGCCCGAATCCTCGATTCATCCATTATGCGGGACATGCAGACCGTAGCCAAAGCGATGGATCTGTAAATCGAACGGTCAGCGAAGGCCACGAGCGGCCGTAGCGCATAAACGGACATCGCACGTCGTTACGGTCATCGAATTGTGTCGAACTTAAATCGAATCTTATGGATTACATGCTCATCGAGACGGGAGCCTGCAACGAACTGCGGGCGCTCGTCGACCGCCTTCTCGAACGCATCGCCGCCTATCACGCCCGATGTATGCCTTCCGCCTCTGCGTGGTGAATGACCTCCGACGAGGTCTGCAAAGCGTTGAGTCTTTCCAAACGCGCCTTGCAGCATTACCGCACCACAGGGGTTATCCCTTACTCCTCGCTGGGCAACAGGATCGTCTTCCGCGAGGCGGACATCGCCCGGATTTTACAAGCGAACTTCATTCCGGCAGAAAAGCGATGAACGACGGCATCATCCTGCGCACGTCGCCCGAATTTACGGCATTGTGCAAGAACCTCCTCCAAGCGATCGAACGACTCGACGGACTGCTCGCCGAGCTACGGCCTTCGATTCGTTCGGAAACGTACCTGACAAGTGAAGAGGTGCGTATGATTTTCGACCTCTGCCCCCGCAGTTTGCAGAATTACCGCGACAACCGGCTGATTCCCTATACGACCATCGGAGGTAAGATTCTCTATCCGCAATCGGCGATCCTCGAACTGCTCGAAGCGAATTTCGTCGACGTGCGACGATAGACGACAAGAAGGAGGAGGACGATTTGTCCTTCTCCTTGTCATTTCGGAATGTGACGTATGGAATCGTCGGGTGCGATCTCGAAAATCTTGCCTGTTCCGAAATCCAGCCGGATCGGATATTTGCGCAGGTAACGCACATACTTTCCGCCGAACGACTTCCGTATGGCTTCGGCCATGAACACCAAACCCGTGCAGACGGTTATCGGGACTTCGTACTGCGGATACCGGTGCAT
Coding sequences within it:
- a CDS encoding co-chaperone GroES — its product is MNVKPLSDRVLILPNPAEEKTAGGLIIPDTAKEKPLAGKVVAVGPGTSEVKMEVKVGDEVLYGKYAGTEINVDGTDYLIMKQSDILATL
- a CDS encoding DUF3575 domain-containing protein yields the protein MKRFGISSLLLLASLLRPAATDAQIYAKLNGLYALVGVVNPAVEFRLTDHSAFQTEFVYSPWKSINVDGQSKPMHFGIFLNEYRYYFRGYARGWYVGGNAGMMAFRMSKPYIENWGIHLENRYSKGYGFMFGACAGYERIFRKRWVFDVFFGWSWMTSFYNGYDLDGRTQMEPHRPVQPLHPDPFNGSSEWYPNKIGISIGIRIYDPELHRQRSETRRLRKAARSAASYGKTPAADRGSRMSRPVPAASGSVSK
- a CDS encoding Arm DNA-binding domain-containing protein is translated as MKRTTFSVVFFCKKTKLTKKGTAPIYARITTSGRSTEIYTQCRIEPEHWNQRLERCMLRDPVSTQINGILATYRTNILAAYG
- a CDS encoding site-specific integrase, with product MFLVEFSKYCDKRQREVGIRLTQLTANKYHRLLRYMTEYMREQYRKDDLPLDAIDYAYIDGLNTFMQTAHNCKNNGAVNLLCCLKNFILYAIRNEWLEKNPFRYYKMKVDRTNVKVPLTKEELETLIHKPLPNDRLARIRDVFSFCCLTGLAFTDVDHLRREHITTDEDGTQWIHKPREKTAVMSRVPLLPHPIALLRKYERDETCRARGKLLPVPSNAKMNAYLKELADICGIRKRLSTHTARHTFATLILASGATLYNVAKMLGHSNTNMTRHYARILDSSIMRDMQTVAKAMDL
- a CDS encoding helix-turn-helix domain-containing protein, with product MTSDEVCKALSLSKRALQHYRTTGVIPYSSLGNRIVFREADIARILQANFIPAEKR
- a CDS encoding helix-turn-helix domain-containing protein, translated to MNDGIILRTSPEFTALCKNLLQAIERLDGLLAELRPSIRSETYLTSEEVRMIFDLCPRSLQNYRDNRLIPYTTIGGKILYPQSAILELLEANFVDVRR